From Actinopolyspora lacussalsi, a single genomic window includes:
- a CDS encoding uncharacterized protein (DUF58 family) (product_source=COG1721; cog=COG1721; pfam=PF01882; superfamily=51735; transmembrane_helix_parts=Outside_1_4,TMhelix_5_25,Inside_26_29,TMhelix_30_49,Outside_50_419) has translation MSGLTIRGRCLLAAAVASAICSLVLDERDLLRVAVFLAALPLLAAAFAARDGRRLTARRELKPWRTEVDTPTTVRLWLSSRSGMPVGATELTDSVPSTLGGDAHRALDRSPGRDGTTVEYTIHAELRGVHRIGPLRCRSGDPFGLSAFDRELLNTTRLTVVPRVFELTGLPAGFGTGTGEPGSGRARAGEGTDDSTVREYRQGDDIRRVHWKTTARRDELMVRTEERPERGGTTVLLDQRAAAHRGVGKHSSLEWAVSAAASICAHLYESDRRLRLVGAGGDPIPGDERSSSRLDVEVDEALLLEALAALQPSGRRDLAGGEDPARGQDLMAVLGRTTLAGADELASLRPTGARSVALLLNVAGWNTDGKENGQSAVARRLRGAGWTVTTVDGPTTPIPRVWESLCEQTVSPDIARMDR, from the coding sequence TTGTCCGGCTTGACCATCCGTGGTCGGTGCCTGCTGGCCGCGGCCGTCGCATCGGCGATCTGCTCGTTGGTTCTCGACGAGCGCGACCTGCTCCGAGTGGCGGTGTTCCTCGCCGCGCTGCCGTTGCTCGCCGCTGCCTTCGCGGCACGTGATGGAAGGAGACTCACGGCACGGCGTGAGCTAAAACCGTGGCGGACCGAGGTCGACACCCCCACCACCGTACGGCTGTGGTTGAGCTCCCGCTCCGGCATGCCGGTCGGTGCGACGGAGCTGACCGACAGCGTTCCGAGCACCCTGGGCGGCGATGCGCACCGAGCACTCGACCGGTCTCCGGGACGCGACGGAACGACCGTGGAGTACACGATCCACGCCGAGCTCCGGGGAGTGCACCGGATCGGGCCGTTGCGCTGCCGCTCGGGAGATCCGTTCGGGCTCTCGGCCTTCGACAGGGAACTCCTGAACACGACCCGGTTGACCGTCGTACCGCGCGTATTCGAGTTGACCGGGCTGCCCGCCGGATTCGGCACCGGAACCGGGGAGCCCGGTTCCGGCAGGGCCCGCGCCGGTGAGGGTACCGATGACAGCACAGTGCGGGAGTACCGGCAGGGCGACGACATCCGCAGGGTGCACTGGAAGACGACGGCACGACGCGACGAGCTGATGGTCCGTACCGAGGAACGCCCGGAACGAGGCGGGACGACCGTACTGCTCGACCAGCGGGCCGCCGCGCATCGCGGGGTGGGCAAACACTCCAGTTTGGAATGGGCGGTTTCCGCGGCGGCGAGCATATGCGCCCATCTGTACGAGAGCGATCGGCGGCTACGACTGGTGGGCGCGGGAGGGGATCCGATACCGGGCGACGAGCGTTCGAGCAGCCGGCTCGACGTCGAAGTGGACGAGGCGCTCCTGCTGGAGGCGCTGGCGGCGCTGCAACCCTCCGGCAGGCGTGATCTCGCCGGGGGTGAGGATCCGGCACGTGGGCAGGACCTGATGGCGGTACTGGGGCGCACGACTCTCGCTGGCGCCGACGAGCTGGCCTCACTTCGTCCCACGGGTGCACGCAGTGTGGCGCTACTGCTGAACGTGGCGGGGTGGAACACCGACGGGAAGGAGAATGGCCAGTCGGCTGTGGCACGACGACTGCGCGGCGCTGGCTGGACAGTCACCACGGTCGACGGACCGACGACTCCGATACCACGCGTGTGGGAGAGCCTTTGCGAACAGACCGTTTCCCCGGACATCGCGCGGATGGACCGATGA
- a CDS encoding MoxR-like ATPase (product_source=KO:K03924; cath_funfam=1.10.8.300,3.40.50.300; cog=COG0714; ko=KO:K03924; pfam=PF07726; smart=SM00382; superfamily=52540), with protein sequence MRPERNTANGAAPTTAGSETARSPAGENTPDIPHDVPIEWMHETLRRISTNVESVLVGKPEVVRLAMVTLLARGHLLVEDVPGVGKTSLAKALARSVDCTASRIQFTPDLLPSDVTGVSIYNRGTEKFEFREGPVFANIVVGDEINRASPKTQSALLECMEENQVTVDGHSYELGIPFMVIATQNPVELEGTYTLPEAQRDRFTCKISIGYPDPTAELAMVDERAASDPLDKLEPVTDAAEVAELLAAVGGIHVAVEVRRYAIDLVAATRDLAELRLGASPRATLQLIHAARAQAAIEGREFVIPDDIQAMAVPVLAHRLVLSGEARAARQSGAYLIGQLLDRVPVPRGTEQLRRR encoded by the coding sequence TTGAGGCCGGAGAGGAACACGGCGAACGGCGCAGCGCCCACCACGGCCGGCAGCGAGACGGCACGGAGCCCGGCGGGCGAGAACACGCCTGACATCCCGCACGACGTCCCCATCGAGTGGATGCACGAAACGTTGCGACGCATCAGCACCAACGTGGAAAGCGTGCTGGTCGGGAAGCCCGAAGTGGTCCGGCTCGCCATGGTGACGCTGCTGGCGCGCGGACATCTGCTCGTGGAGGACGTGCCCGGCGTGGGCAAGACCTCGTTGGCCAAGGCACTCGCACGTTCCGTGGACTGCACCGCCAGCAGGATCCAGTTCACCCCTGACCTGCTGCCGAGCGACGTCACCGGGGTGTCGATCTACAACCGCGGCACCGAGAAGTTCGAGTTCCGGGAAGGACCGGTGTTCGCGAACATCGTGGTCGGTGACGAGATCAACCGGGCCTCGCCGAAAACCCAGTCGGCACTGCTGGAATGCATGGAGGAGAACCAGGTAACCGTGGACGGCCACAGTTACGAGCTGGGGATCCCGTTCATGGTCATAGCCACCCAGAACCCGGTCGAGCTGGAGGGCACCTACACCCTTCCCGAAGCGCAGCGCGATCGGTTCACCTGCAAGATCTCCATCGGGTACCCGGACCCCACCGCGGAGTTGGCGATGGTCGACGAACGCGCCGCCTCCGATCCGCTGGACAAGCTGGAACCCGTCACCGACGCCGCCGAAGTGGCCGAGCTGCTGGCGGCGGTGGGCGGGATCCACGTCGCGGTCGAGGTGCGCCGCTACGCGATCGACCTGGTGGCGGCCACTCGCGATCTGGCCGAGCTGCGACTGGGAGCGTCCCCACGAGCCACCCTGCAGCTGATCCACGCGGCCCGGGCACAAGCCGCCATCGAGGGACGGGAGTTCGTCATTCCCGACGACATCCAGGCCATGGCCGTGCCGGTACTCGCACACCGACTGGTGCTCAGCGGCGAGGCCCGCGCGGCGCGGCAGAGCGGAGCCTACCTGATCGGGCAACTGCTGGATCGAGTACCGGTACCGCGCGGCACCGAGCAGCTCCGGCGACGGTGA
- a CDS encoding 16S rRNA (cytosine1402-N4)-methyltransferase (product_source=KO:K03438; cath_funfam=3.40.50.150; cog=COG0275; ko=KO:K03438; pfam=PF01795; superfamily=53335; tigrfam=TIGR00006), with translation MPDNPEPAAEHEREFTEGKPGPEAAQQRHLPVLLERTVELFEPVLRDRRTTVLDATLGMGGHTEALLRAFPDVTVIGVDRDPEALRLARQRLAEYGQRVRLVHGVDDQLDEILAEQGISELDGVLFDLGVSSLQLDESERGFSYARDAPLDMRMDTTTGRTAADVLNTASRAELIRILREYGEEKFAARIASEVVRAREVEPFDNSARLVRLIYDSVPAAARRTGGHPAKRTFQALRIEVNGELEVLRRALPAAVDALSGGGRIVVLSYHSLEDRAVKRVFAERAKSRTPVDLPVELPGHGPQLRLLTRGAEFADETEAAANPRASSVRLRAAERIEETP, from the coding sequence GTGCCAGACAACCCCGAACCCGCTGCCGAACACGAGCGGGAATTCACCGAGGGGAAGCCCGGTCCGGAAGCGGCACAGCAGCGGCATCTTCCCGTCCTGTTGGAACGAACCGTGGAGTTGTTCGAACCCGTGTTGCGGGACCGCCGAACCACGGTGCTGGATGCCACACTCGGCATGGGGGGACACACCGAGGCGTTGTTGCGTGCGTTTCCCGATGTGACCGTGATCGGCGTGGATCGTGACCCGGAGGCCCTCCGGTTGGCTCGGCAGCGCCTCGCGGAATACGGACAACGTGTGCGGCTGGTGCACGGAGTGGATGATCAACTGGACGAAATCCTGGCCGAACAGGGGATATCCGAACTCGACGGTGTCCTGTTCGACCTCGGTGTCTCCTCGCTGCAGCTCGACGAGTCCGAACGCGGTTTCTCCTACGCCAGGGACGCGCCACTGGACATGCGCATGGACACCACCACCGGCCGGACAGCCGCCGACGTGCTCAACACCGCTTCGCGCGCCGAACTGATCCGGATACTTCGGGAGTACGGCGAGGAGAAGTTCGCCGCCAGAATCGCGTCGGAAGTCGTGCGGGCTCGTGAAGTCGAGCCGTTCGACAACAGCGCGCGGCTGGTGCGGTTGATCTACGACAGCGTTCCCGCCGCGGCCAGGCGGACCGGCGGCCATCCGGCCAAACGGACCTTCCAAGCACTTCGCATCGAGGTCAACGGCGAGCTCGAGGTGCTGCGACGGGCTCTTCCAGCGGCCGTCGACGCGCTCAGCGGCGGTGGTCGCATCGTGGTGCTGTCCTACCACTCCCTTGAGGACCGGGCCGTCAAGCGGGTCTTCGCCGAACGGGCCAAATCGCGTACCCCGGTCGACCTGCCGGTCGAGCTCCCCGGTCACGGACCACAGCTGCGGCTGCTCACGCGTGGTGCCGAGTTCGCCGACGAGACGGAGGCGGCCGCCAATCCCAGAGCGAGCTCGGTGCGGCTGCGCGCGGCCGAGCGGATCGAGGAGACGCCATGA
- a CDS encoding hypothetical protein (product_source=Hypo-rule applied; transmembrane_helix_parts=Inside_1_114,TMhelix_115_137,Outside_138_264), translating into MTAAARGGDQSGGNGRGRRQRTDNRTDSKGGARANRRMHVRSSSGERAYERKQERGRRSSERSPSSGKQRRSAASGGATGSHEPSAREVLLGSGLLRSGRNALLSLSERIATSRIPFVGTVVVVLVTGIVATLWLSIAAVGNSYHMQESKQRVQALSERKEDLLRSVSRMSSISEIRRRAERMNMVPVSEVAHLVRQPDGSVRVVGEPRPAEGPESAPQGEDSDPEGAGEHADGGDSSGQRPPQRREEPPEGSEQSSSNEASVG; encoded by the coding sequence ATGACGGCAGCCGCACGGGGCGGTGACCAGTCCGGCGGCAACGGCCGCGGGAGGCGGCAGCGTACCGACAACCGTACCGATTCCAAGGGAGGCGCTCGCGCGAACCGGCGGATGCACGTCCGATCCTCCTCGGGCGAACGCGCCTACGAACGCAAGCAGGAACGTGGCCGCCGTTCCTCGGAGCGATCCCCTTCCTCCGGGAAGCAGCGACGATCGGCGGCGAGCGGCGGTGCCACCGGATCGCACGAGCCCTCCGCACGAGAGGTGTTGCTGGGGTCCGGGTTGCTGCGTTCCGGCAGGAACGCCCTGTTGTCGCTGAGCGAGCGGATCGCCACCTCCCGGATTCCGTTCGTGGGCACGGTGGTGGTCGTGCTCGTGACGGGAATCGTGGCAACGCTGTGGCTCTCCATCGCCGCGGTGGGCAACTCGTACCACATGCAGGAGTCCAAGCAGCGTGTCCAGGCCCTGTCCGAACGCAAGGAGGACCTGTTGCGTTCGGTGAGCAGGATGAGTTCGATCTCCGAGATCAGACGCCGGGCCGAGCGGATGAACATGGTCCCGGTGTCCGAGGTCGCGCATCTGGTGCGGCAGCCTGACGGATCGGTCAGGGTGGTCGGTGAACCGCGACCGGCCGAGGGACCCGAGTCCGCGCCGCAGGGGGAGGACAGCGATCCGGAGGGGGCCGGGGAACACGCCGATGGCGGTGACTCGTCCGGTCAACGACCACCGCAGCGGCGGGAAGAGCCTCCGGAGGGCTCCGAGCAATCGTCGTCGAACGAAGCGTCGGTGGGGTGA
- a CDS encoding cell division protein FtsI (penicillin-binding protein 3) (product_source=KO:K03587; cath_funfam=3.40.710.10; cog=COG0768; ko=KO:K03587; pfam=PF00905,PF03717; superfamily=56519,56601; transmembrane_helix_parts=Inside_1_58,TMhelix_59_81,Outside_82_647), translating to MASRDRQGAKPRQTNRSKRAPRRGTAASGTKLARGGGSAARRRGPRKSRFGVASNRRRFGIGRMLLVLALVSAGVKLVVVQGFEASALSEQADDQLLTKTTIPAQRGSILDSEGRVLAFSSESRKLYANPKLLDQQQRESDNPEALSGPEKKREIAAYIDKVTNGRVSERETLRALFSDEQFLYFGSLIDPAVAREIHDKYPQIGTEYRAVRQYPAGSVGAGIVGSASWRKGKNKILGNVGLESSLDGTLSGEDGLRISHTARISTGLVIPGTKRTIRPAEPGSDVRLTVDSDLQFVLDRKLDSYVRDVGAEGGSAVVLDSRTGEVRALANSDLSADPSQGSRASRHLSNQAVTTPYEPGSVNKIITAAGAIEHGIMRPDSVLRVPSKIEMGGATVRDAWQHGTLPLTFTGVLAKSSNVGTLMTAKRLGKDRFGELVKKFGLGSETGIALPGESSGVVPPTKQWSDTRFANLPIGQGLSMTVLQMAGMYQAIANDGVRIPPRVVDSTIGPDGQEHQRSAPQGVRVVSERTADTVKNMLRAVVQDERGQRGTAPRAALAGYQVSGKTGTAQQPDPECDCYSNSQHWATFAGMLPADNPRYVIGIMIDDPDRGKLTAAPLFHDVAADLTRRYDIPLSGEPAPEMTLRVR from the coding sequence ATGGCTTCTCGGGATCGGCAGGGCGCCAAGCCCCGCCAGACCAATCGTTCGAAGCGGGCGCCGCGGCGTGGGACGGCCGCGAGCGGCACCAAGCTCGCTCGTGGCGGCGGTTCCGCGGCTCGGCGACGTGGTCCGCGCAAATCTCGCTTCGGAGTGGCCTCCAACAGGCGGCGGTTCGGTATCGGCCGGATGTTGCTGGTTCTGGCCCTGGTATCAGCCGGGGTGAAACTGGTCGTGGTACAGGGATTCGAGGCGAGCGCGTTGTCCGAACAGGCCGACGACCAGTTGCTCACCAAGACCACGATCCCCGCGCAGCGTGGTTCCATCCTGGACTCCGAGGGCAGGGTGCTCGCCTTCAGCAGCGAGTCCCGCAAGCTCTACGCCAATCCGAAACTGCTGGATCAGCAGCAGCGCGAGTCGGACAATCCCGAAGCGCTGAGCGGGCCGGAGAAGAAACGGGAGATCGCCGCCTACATCGACAAGGTGACCAACGGCAGGGTGAGTGAACGGGAAACCCTGCGGGCGTTGTTCTCGGACGAGCAGTTCCTCTACTTCGGCTCGTTGATCGATCCCGCGGTCGCCCGCGAGATCCACGACAAGTACCCGCAGATCGGTACCGAGTACCGAGCGGTCCGGCAGTACCCGGCCGGATCGGTGGGCGCCGGTATCGTCGGTTCCGCCTCCTGGCGCAAGGGCAAGAACAAGATCCTGGGGAACGTGGGTCTCGAGAGCTCGCTGGACGGTACGCTCTCCGGTGAGGACGGTCTCCGGATCTCGCACACCGCTCGCATAAGCACCGGGCTCGTCATCCCCGGCACCAAGCGCACCATCCGACCGGCGGAGCCGGGCTCGGACGTCCGGCTGACCGTCGACTCGGACCTGCAGTTCGTGCTCGATCGGAAACTCGACTCCTACGTCCGGGACGTCGGCGCGGAGGGTGGAAGCGCGGTCGTGCTGGACTCGCGGACCGGCGAGGTGCGTGCTCTGGCCAACTCCGATCTCTCGGCCGATCCCTCGCAGGGCAGTCGTGCTTCCCGCCACCTGAGCAACCAGGCGGTCACCACTCCCTACGAACCCGGTTCGGTGAACAAGATCATCACGGCCGCCGGGGCCATCGAACACGGGATCATGCGGCCCGACAGTGTGCTGCGCGTGCCGTCGAAGATCGAGATGGGTGGTGCCACGGTCAGGGACGCCTGGCAGCACGGCACCCTCCCGCTCACGTTCACCGGAGTGCTCGCCAAGTCGTCCAATGTGGGGACCCTGATGACGGCGAAGCGGCTGGGCAAGGATCGCTTCGGCGAGTTGGTGAAGAAGTTCGGGCTGGGTAGTGAGACCGGCATCGCCCTTCCCGGCGAGAGCTCCGGGGTCGTACCGCCGACCAAGCAGTGGTCGGACACCCGGTTCGCCAATCTGCCGATCGGCCAGGGGCTGTCCATGACGGTGTTGCAGATGGCCGGGATGTACCAGGCCATCGCCAACGACGGTGTGCGGATCCCGCCGCGGGTGGTCGACTCGACCATCGGGCCGGACGGCCAGGAGCACCAGCGGTCCGCACCGCAAGGGGTTCGCGTCGTCAGCGAGCGAACCGCCGACACGGTCAAGAACATGCTGCGCGCGGTCGTGCAGGACGAGCGGGGACAACGCGGCACCGCGCCGCGGGCCGCGCTGGCCGGTTACCAGGTCTCCGGCAAGACGGGGACGGCGCAGCAGCCCGACCCCGAGTGCGACTGTTACAGCAACTCGCAGCACTGGGCGACCTTCGCGGGGATGCTGCCCGCCGACAACCCGAGATACGTGATCGGAATCATGATCGACGATCCCGACAGGGGAAAACTTACCGCCGCGCCGCTGTTCCACGACGTCGCGGCGGATCTGACACGTCGGTACGACATCCCGCTGTCCGGCGAGCCGGCCCCGGAGATGACGTTGCGGGTGAGATAG
- a CDS encoding UDP-N-acetylmuramoyl-L-alanyl-D-glutamate--2,6-diaminopimelate ligase (product_source=KO:K01928; cath_funfam=3.40.1190.10,3.40.1390.10,3.90.190.20; cog=COG0769; ko=KO:K01928; pfam=PF01225,PF02875,PF08245; superfamily=53244,53623; tigrfam=TIGR01085): MPSPVASSPPRPSRVEPVRVEELADSIGARVVRPAETPESAAASVEVAGVTLRAQHVRPGDVFAALRGARTHGAEHAATALDAGARAVLTDESGAAHPELLRHPAVSRGEVVLLVHSDPRGVLGELAAEVYGRPADGLSVLGVTGTSGKTTTSYLIESALRSAGLVTGLIGTVETRLAGTRLESAFTTPEAPDLQALLAVMLEGGVTHVVMEVSSHALVLGRVAGLRFAVGGFTNLSSEHLDFHRDMADYFAAKAMLFDGRCTREVVCTDTEWGSRLVGPGTATVATQGTADWTATDVVTSTTGAQRFTVNAPDGARTEVELRLPGSFNIANALLATAMARAVGVEYADIANGLGEVDVPGRMERVALGQDFAAVVDYSHKPGAVGAVLEAARSQAAGKVIVVLGCGGDRDTAKRPVMGATAAQRADVLIVTDDNPRSEDPARIRAAVLEGTTRVAKSERAESHEIGDRRAAIAEAVRRAAGGDVVVVAGKGHETGQEVAGVVHPFSDRDELAAALRERLGSPQGTETVPAGRIPDNQRGSDEEAR, from the coding sequence GTGCCTTCCCCGGTTGCGAGTTCTCCGCCACGTCCCTCGCGTGTCGAGCCGGTACGTGTCGAGGAGTTAGCCGATTCGATCGGTGCCCGTGTCGTTCGTCCCGCCGAAACCCCGGAATCAGCCGCCGCGTCCGTCGAGGTGGCCGGAGTGACGCTGCGTGCCCAGCACGTACGGCCGGGTGATGTCTTCGCCGCGTTGCGGGGCGCCAGAACGCACGGTGCCGAGCACGCGGCCACCGCGCTGGATGCGGGTGCCCGGGCGGTCCTCACCGACGAGTCGGGGGCCGCTCACCCCGAGCTGCTGCGGCACCCCGCCGTGTCGCGCGGTGAGGTCGTGCTGCTGGTTCACTCGGATCCGCGCGGTGTGCTCGGTGAGCTCGCCGCCGAGGTCTACGGTCGTCCCGCCGACGGGTTGTCGGTACTCGGTGTGACAGGGACCTCGGGCAAGACGACCACGAGCTATCTGATCGAGTCGGCGCTGCGCTCGGCCGGGCTGGTCACCGGCCTGATCGGGACCGTCGAGACCCGGCTGGCCGGTACCCGGCTGGAAAGCGCGTTCACCACCCCGGAGGCCCCCGACCTGCAGGCACTGCTGGCGGTGATGCTCGAAGGGGGAGTCACCCACGTGGTCATGGAGGTGTCCAGTCACGCCCTCGTGCTGGGCAGGGTTGCCGGGCTGCGGTTCGCCGTGGGCGGTTTCACCAACCTCTCCAGCGAACACCTGGACTTCCACCGCGACATGGCGGACTACTTCGCGGCCAAGGCGATGCTGTTCGATGGGCGCTGCACTCGGGAGGTGGTGTGCACCGACACCGAGTGGGGCTCCAGGCTGGTCGGGCCGGGAACCGCCACGGTGGCGACGCAGGGCACCGCGGACTGGACGGCCACCGATGTGGTCACCAGCACCACCGGTGCGCAGCGGTTCACCGTCAACGCTCCCGACGGCGCCCGCACCGAGGTCGAGCTGCGGCTGCCGGGCTCGTTCAACATCGCCAACGCACTGTTGGCCACCGCGATGGCACGAGCCGTCGGTGTCGAGTACGCCGATATCGCGAACGGACTCGGTGAGGTGGACGTTCCGGGACGCATGGAGCGTGTCGCGCTGGGACAGGACTTCGCGGCGGTGGTCGACTACTCCCACAAGCCGGGAGCCGTCGGCGCTGTGCTGGAAGCCGCACGCTCCCAGGCGGCGGGGAAGGTGATCGTCGTGCTCGGTTGTGGCGGTGACAGGGACACGGCCAAACGTCCCGTCATGGGAGCCACGGCAGCCCAGCGGGCCGACGTTCTGATAGTGACCGATGACAATCCCCGTAGTGAGGATCCCGCGCGGATCCGTGCCGCCGTGCTCGAGGGAACCACTCGGGTCGCGAAGTCCGAGCGGGCCGAATCCCACGAGATCGGTGATCGGCGTGCGGCCATCGCGGAAGCGGTACGGCGCGCAGCCGGCGGTGACGTCGTCGTGGTCGCCGGTAAGGGGCACGAAACCGGCCAGGAAGTGGCGGGTGTGGTTCACCCGTTCTCCGATCGCGACGAACTCGCCGCGGCACTGCGTGAACGACTCGGGAGTCCGCAAGGGACGGAAACCGTTCCCGCTGGTCGGATCCCCGACAACCAGCGGGGAAGTGACGAGGAGGCAAGGTGA
- a CDS encoding UDP-N-acetylmuramoyl-tripeptide--D-alanyl-D-alanine ligase (product_source=KO:K01929; cath_funfam=3.40.1190.10,3.40.1390.10,3.90.190.20; cog=COG0770; ko=KO:K01929; pfam=PF01225,PF02875,PF08245; superfamily=53244,53623,63418; tigrfam=TIGR01143) produces the protein MIRLSLDEVAGAVGGRLHRADGSEVVTAAVEFDSRKIRPGGLFVAMPGEQVDGHRFAEQAVSDGAVAVLAAREVAAPAVIVPAVGSAERSRAMALAADEDGSGAAVLVAMARLARLVVDKLANQLTVVGVTGSSGKTSTKDMIAQLLERMGPTVAPPGSFNNELGHPWTVLRADERTEYLALELSARGMGHIAELCESAPPRIGAVLNVGSAHLGEFGSREAVAQAKGELVEALPSAAEGGVAVLNADDPVVSAMAERTRARVLRFGQHPHASVRADDVEVDELARPRFTLITPDGHARVRLPLHGEHHVGNALAAAAVAFELGAATEDIAEWLNGIEQLSGKRMEVTTTPDGVTVINDAYNANPESVRAALKALAAMTHDRPGSGWAVLGALGELGDAGPEEHDEIGRLAVRLNIDRLVVVGDQARAMHQGAALEGSWGEESVLVPDVDAALALLREQLRPDDVVLVKASNAAALWRVAEELVPAAPGSAEGSTGRDGGTT, from the coding sequence GTGATCCGGCTCAGCCTCGACGAGGTAGCTGGGGCGGTCGGTGGCAGGCTGCACCGCGCCGATGGCAGCGAGGTCGTCACCGCGGCCGTCGAATTCGATTCCAGGAAGATTCGGCCCGGTGGGCTGTTCGTGGCGATGCCGGGCGAGCAGGTCGATGGTCACCGGTTCGCGGAGCAGGCGGTCTCCGACGGTGCCGTCGCGGTGCTGGCCGCCAGGGAGGTCGCGGCTCCCGCGGTGATCGTGCCCGCCGTCGGTTCGGCGGAGCGGTCCCGCGCGATGGCGCTCGCGGCCGACGAGGACGGCTCCGGAGCAGCGGTTCTGGTGGCCATGGCCCGGCTCGCCCGTTTGGTCGTGGACAAACTCGCGAACCAACTCACGGTCGTGGGAGTGACCGGTTCGTCCGGCAAGACCTCGACCAAGGACATGATCGCGCAACTGCTCGAGCGGATGGGGCCCACCGTGGCTCCCCCCGGTTCGTTCAACAACGAGCTGGGGCATCCGTGGACGGTGCTGCGCGCCGACGAACGAACCGAATACCTGGCGCTGGAGCTCTCCGCGCGCGGCATGGGGCACATCGCGGAGCTCTGCGAGTCCGCCCCGCCCCGGATCGGGGCGGTGCTCAACGTCGGCAGCGCACATCTCGGCGAGTTCGGATCCAGGGAGGCGGTGGCACAGGCCAAGGGCGAGCTCGTCGAGGCCCTGCCGAGCGCTGCCGAAGGCGGAGTGGCGGTGCTCAACGCCGACGACCCGGTCGTTTCGGCCATGGCCGAGCGCACCCGGGCGCGGGTGCTTCGTTTCGGGCAACACCCCCACGCCTCGGTGCGAGCCGACGACGTCGAGGTGGACGAGCTCGCCCGGCCGCGTTTCACCCTGATCACTCCCGACGGCCACGCCCGGGTGCGGTTGCCGCTGCACGGTGAGCACCACGTCGGCAACGCACTGGCCGCGGCTGCCGTGGCGTTCGAGCTCGGAGCCGCGACCGAGGACATCGCCGAGTGGTTGAACGGGATCGAACAGCTGTCCGGAAAGCGGATGGAGGTCACCACCACCCCGGACGGGGTGACCGTGATCAACGACGCCTACAACGCCAATCCCGAGTCCGTGCGGGCCGCGTTGAAAGCATTGGCGGCCATGACGCACGACCGTCCCGGCAGCGGATGGGCGGTACTCGGCGCGCTCGGTGAACTCGGCGACGCCGGTCCCGAGGAGCACGACGAGATAGGACGCCTGGCCGTGCGGCTGAACATCGATCGCCTCGTGGTGGTGGGTGACCAGGCACGTGCCATGCATCAGGGAGCCGCGCTGGAGGGCTCCTGGGGAGAGGAATCGGTTCTGGTGCCCGATGTGGACGCTGCCCTCGCGTTGTTGCGCGAGCAGCTGCGGCCCGACGACGTCGTGCTGGTCAAGGCCTCGAACGCCGCGGCGCTGTGGCGGGTCGCCGAGGAGCTGGTTCCCGCGGCGCCCGGTTCGGCGGAGGGCTCCACCGGACGGGACGGTGGTACGACGTGA